Below is a window of Lytechinus variegatus isolate NC3 chromosome 4, Lvar_3.0, whole genome shotgun sequence DNA.
GGGGCGGCATCATCGcccatgtttttttatatttttacatgcATCCAATACGTATTTTATAGCACGTTGGACAAAACACACGACATTTCGCTTGCgagttgtcattttttctgctttgtGGCTTCATTTCACATTAATTTTACTGTCATATGCTTCCCTTTGGAAAGAAGACCAATAATATGTTATGTTGTTCAGCTtggctgaaaataatttgatgatGTAGCAAGTCTATATAGGTGTACATTTAGTATTGTTCATGTTCGTGACGGAAACAATAGTTTTTTTTCCTAGAGATGTTTGACGTTACCTCGTCTTCCAAACTgaattcattaaattcattCATACTGGAATGTGAAGCTGATTTTGGGGgtattaatttttcaaaagtttattcTCTAATGAAATGTGCAAAATCAGcataatgtttatttgaaaGGTTTCACAACGATTTTAAACTCAGTGAACACTTCTGACAGAGTTTCCTTGTTTAATCTGAAATGCTCGTATCAAAGTCACATCAACTCTTAAtctacatgaattgaatttgGATTCTTATCCCGAAGTTCTAAAAATCATATACATCTATATAATTTGTAGCGTGTTAATTGCTAAATTTCACGATGCCTTTTTGTGATAAGTCACAATCActagaaaataatatcacataatttattttctgtaGGCCTATTCATGAACACTTAAACACCTATTTCCATAATCAAACTCATATGGAAAATTGTTTTGAGAGAAATATCTGATgaacagatgaaaaaaaataagacatttgAAAATGTGGCctacaataaaagaaatattttcttagTGAAAGATGGAAATGCTATTGAAATAAACGTGTTTAGGTACCCTTAGATCCTCGTTTTTATTATTCTTGATTGTGCAAAACATTAGACTGCGAAGCAATGAAACTAAAGAGGGTGCTCTTTAAACTAGACCATAGTATTATGTAGTATATTTTTGATGTTGTGATCAACCATCGGAACTACCAGAACTATTACGTTATTCcgaatttttgttttctttttgcccCTGGCCTTCCCTTTATcttgtcttttcttttattccgtcttttttcttctccatcttatcctcctcctccttcttcttctttattatcacaattatttgtggaagagccgtggtgtagtggttctgactctcatcttgaaaacagagggtcgtgtgttcgaatcccaccgcggtatggcatcctttggcaaggcgttaatccacactttgccactctcgacccaggtgttaaatgggtacccggtaggatgtgaaagcctatgtagtatgcctagcaattgagtcttgtaactcttgttggaatgctccccagggagtggagaaagtgcatacattgtgtgcgggcatgtcaggatccgatgaccggggtaataatatgctgcaAAGCGCTTTGGGTCATTATGGTAAAAGCGCTATATACAAAATAGCtattgttgtcattattattcctcttgtttctcctccttctccttcttcctttACTAAATTGTCTTGTTCgcttttcttatttctttgctatttacatgataataatagtgagAGGGATTGCCTACCTGCATCTATAGTTAAAGCGTCCCTGTATACCGCCATATATTGGGCTTTCGGGGCACACACCACTAACTATTTCCCCATATACTCATGTTTTACggctaggttaatcagtcagtgttaaaatgagatttgaaaaaaaatcgccaaaaacAAGTCTTAATAATGACATCATCCACACCTTTATCGTTTTGTAGTTCATCCAATATCCTTCAAACGCTAAAGATATGAAAAGGTGTTTTTTAGCATTTTTACGCGCTATATAATGCAGGGGCTCAAACCAAGACTACATGCAAACTTGGTTGGATGCAGTCACAGTGCTCACAGGGTTTTCTTGGTCAACTAATAATAAGTTCCCATAAAATCCAGCATTGACAAATTACTGCTCTCTCATGGGACTGAATAGATCCAGTAATAATCCCTCACTGTgcccatatgaaaaaaattgttcagatATGCACCGttgattttatatgaataatTTTTGTTCCCAACCATTACGTCATATACGGGTCTAAAGGGGATTCTCGAAATTGCCGTATCCTATATCAGTGGTGTGCGTCCTTAATCGGTCTATCCAGCCTGTCCAGGGCATTGCAGGGAGGCTGTCTCTACCTCCCTGGTGTATCCCGAACAGAATCAAAACTGAAACAAAGGAAGTATATAGAAAGGAAGAGAATGGCACTGAAATAAGTCATTACCATGAATATGCAGTGACTTTCCCCGTATCACTTGAATGAAATGTAAGGCTCATCATCCTGGGAAAGTCTGATTTTTAAAGGGTAAGCCCATGCACTCAAatcaaaagttgatttaaattcatttatttatttatttatttattcatttatttatttattaaaacatctttatacaggataacatATTCAGATAATATACACTATCTTTCAACACGGTCCTGTCATACattaaaaacatcaaacaacaataaaaatgcaaaaaaattaattaagttaaaATACTGGGTATGcttaatttacaataaaagttGCACAGAAATAGAAAGAGCAGGAAGATAGAGAGAGGTAAGATAGAGATAGTATGGcagaagtagagagagagagagagagagagaaaagaaaggagtGCATAGTACAagagaaaagtgaaataaacatgacgctgaaaatttcatcaaattcggatgtaagataaaaaagttatatgatgccactatttctttttagttagtttattcatttttttaattccacaatcaattttttttcgaaaatctGACAAATAGACTTCATTAATCACCATGTTACAAGAAGCAATTTAACACGTTTAGGGATAAATCAATTTatcataatataataataataataaacagttcttgtatagtgcatatcacaattatgaataatgtttctatgcgcttccaaaggacttggatattatttgtttattacaaagaggaaaatttatatatttcctatttcaataatttcataaacatAAGGAATAAAAAATGGGTGACGTCATCGATTACCTCATTTGTATGCAGACCAAAtgtgcataatttttttatcaagaaaaagtTCAAAGcatataaccttttttttctcttccgaTTTTGAGAAAATATTCAGCGTTATGgtcgtttgattttttttctccttttattcacaTCAACTAGTTGTTCAAGGAGGACCCCCTTAAACGTGTGGTGTACGTACCTGGAAAACATCGCCAAGAGGGGCAAACATttctataaataaataaagggggggggggttctgacAAATGGCTACATTTCTTTCTGTTGAAAGAGGAGGATGGGCTGAGTCAACACTAGGACACAATTTATTCTAAAACGATTTTGCCTAAAGAAAACTGTTCAATAAACCGGAAAAAAATATCAGGAAAGGATCTTTTTAACAGGCTCATTTAACCGTTATGCATTGTACCTGAATTTTTTTGCAAATATAAAAGGGTCATATCTTACCATTTAGGCCTATATGGGGTTCTAGAAATACCGGACAGAATAAGAAGATCTATCTTGTACATTAAATATACAGGAGATGGAGAACGCGTTCATGAATGGGCATGTGTGAATTCATAAGTTCATTGTACAGATAGAATTATTGTTCGTTCAATACACTTTTTTGACAAACGAAGAAATTTCAAGAATCCTTTTTTTGTCAAACAAGAATTAAGTTGCTCATTCCCATTTCAGTGTAGCATACGCGAAAAATTAAAGGGATGAAggagtaataaaaaatattaagaataatttaaacaatgctgtttactatgtgaataACACAGTAGTTTTTATTAAACAAGTGTTACTGGAACAATAAAGtctaaattcaaatatttgattatcaataatttaagcatggttgtttgTTTACACTattgaaaggacaagtccatcccaacaaaaacttgatttgaataaaaagagaaaaatgcaacaagcataacactgaaaatttcatcaaaatcggatgtaaaataagaaagttatggcattttaaagtttcgcttaatttcacaaaaacagttatatgaacgagccagctacatccaaatgagagagtcgatgatgtcattcactcactatttcttttgtttttaattgtttgaaatatgaaatattttgattttctcgtccttgccatgtgaaatgaagtttcattcctccctgaacacgtggaattccattattttaacattttgtgcttcaggcaaggaggtcccaatcgtcaaattcgtaaaaattgaaatatcgtataattcaaacaataaaaaacaaaagaaatagtgagggagtgacatcatcaactctctcatttggatgtaactggctcgttcatataactattttgtttaaaataagcgaaactttgaaatgtcataactttcttattttacatccgattttgatgaaatcttcagcattgtgcttgtctgatttttctttatattatattattgtttcaaatcaacattttactgaggtggacttgacctttaaacaactATATTGTGTGATTcacatatagtaaacagcgttttttaatttatatttaacaGTGTATGGTTGAATATATCCGCTATAATAAACTCCATCGGTTTAAACAATTTGAATGGAATATAATTTATTCAATACCATGTAGCAGTATTATGTAGAACAATAATACTCCCACTCTGCGTACACAAACTAGTCAAGCCTATAGGCCTGTTTGGTGCTCAATACCAAAGTTCATTTTTGTGATGTAATTTGGTAAATAATAAGGTGACGTAGGAAAACCCCTGAGGATTATGATTTCGTCATGAAACAAGACGAATACTTTagtaagagagagaaaataaaaaaaactatctgATAATGTCACAAAGTGCAATTAAACGAGGGAGGGGATATGATTATTATAACTAGACATCCCAAAAGATTCgaaattattttaaacaaaaataaaaaaaatcaagccgAAAACGGTCTGCGTAAATCaatattgaaagaaattttGAAACAGATTGAAAGATTAAAGTTAATATTGTCCCATGCATGCTCGTCGATGCACCCCTAGATCATGTAGATAAATGAAGTATAGGGCTCTCATAAAATTTCAATGGCGTAAATACCCCGTAAATACTTCATGAAAGGTATACGGAATTTCTTATGAACAAATATTGCACACATGCAGTAGAGACAAACCGGTATGCTATAATGACAATATACACCATTTACCGAAGtttagagccccccccccccaaaaaaaaaaaataacataaaccGAGTTTCGCTTTCCGAACCAAAATGGAAACCATTTATTCATTGCATGAGcaccacgccccccccccctaagctCTTGCATACGTGCGCATGCTCGCGTTATCATTGAATAGTGGTATTTTAATCAGTATTCACAGTGCGCGTAACATTTTCTTGCTCAACTACGGAACAAACCCGAGGGGTGTAGAATCTGGGCTCAAAATCGAAGCGAGaaccatacatgtagctgaGCTGGTCAAATTAAGGAGCGAATTAATTCAACATAGGTTTATAAAGTGTAAGTATTACTCATGCATTTACAAAGCActaatgataattatatcaaACTTATAGATCCATGGTATCTACCAGCGATGCAGTTTTCGAAGCAGATTGTTTTGTGTTGAATATGGTTTCGGTTCAAGTTGTCAGTACTTAGAAATCAATGACTGGTATTGTGGTTGTCCACTAGGATATCTTTCTGTCATAATTATGCTTTTATTATGTGCCTTTATTCGtagatattatttcttttctctttagTCAGTTTTCTTTTGCTCTATTCAGCAAAATTACAAGCTCGTGCACCGAGTGGAACAAATTCATTTCCAGCTAAACATAACTAATTTACCAAAGTTTTGAATCGCTGTTTGTATCGATCCATTTTAGCTTCAAACCTATAATTCTAATGCTCTGCAATGCATGTTCGTAGCTACCTGTTTAATTTCATGATATACTAGACTACATGTTGGATCATTTTTGcttgaaatgagaaaaaatactGAACCGATCTGACTTAACACACAGACCAATATACTGAAGTCAAAGTAAAAACTTTTGATGTGTACCCAATGTATAGAATGTTGGAGTAGTTTCACCTTGCTCTATGTCACCGAAATAGACAAAAAGACAACTTTATGAATCTATTAAGTTTTATAAGTCTTGTAATATAACAAAATAGACATATGATACATGCATTGTTCATGTCGAAAATGCTATACCGGTTACACGACTCAATACTCGTTTTAATTGTCATATTCAGTAATCTTTATTCTATTCTGCTTACCCATCATGATAATGCTGGTAATATTCAGGTTAAAATATCCTAGTTAGATTTGTCCACGACAATGCGCATAATGATCAGTTATTCTGGTCATATGATACTGAATAATGATGGCTATCTCATTCTTATaaaggggaaggcggggtaagatgtgacactttttgcattttgcacgttagaattgatatgacttgtaatattgtagaaataagtaccttacctttaaatttgattcttgggaaatcttTTTCACCTACAATGTATAtctaactttctacccccacgctgaatgtcattgtgacctttgaaaaaaaaaccgatgtcaaatggctcaacttgccccatcagTGGGTatgttgtgccaccgtctggggtaagttgagccacaaaaactatgtacaaaatgtttgcgggaagaaccaggatgtaAATTTTTTacttaaagtcttttcacttgctaattctctatgaatactaacatttcctaaaagtaaaagaactgtcatgtgaatttgctcctttctgcctgcatatcaatggctttttacctttttttgaatatttttttattatacatcccACAAGAATTatcatggctcaacttgcccaaTGTTGATTTGGCTTCaattaccccagtccaaacttattgcgatattttcacatccacacatttcttatgcattcataatgtaaaagactatgacaagaatcaaaatccatacctggactaacaatattgttcttatttctacaatatatttaaagatgtgtgtgtgggtaaaaagcactacaccccctttttacttttttggctgaaatgtgtatttttccctctaaaaagtactttttgtttcaaagttgaaaacaaaatggtggggttaagggttatgcaatgggtcatcaatacatgacaccaccacaatttctgactcattcattattagacTGGGGGTGGTGGATCAACTTgccccctatgctcaacttaccccgccttcccctaaatAATGCTATTTGATAATAGCTGCATGTACAATCAGTTTTGTATGTGATATTCGGTACGAAGTTATTCAGACAACAGTATCATCTCCACAAAaatatcccccccaaaaaagcttTAAGAAAAATCAGTAAGCGATATACCACTGGCTTCAATCAGCATAATATATTGTGTTATCCTTTTCTTGTGACATATTTAAATGAAGATATATGACCCAATTTTTATGTATTGAACGAATTTCTATTGATTTCAATGGAAGTGTAAATAACAATCCCTAAAGGCCTAAATGGGAATTTCCCTATTGCAACATAATGGCGACACCGCGGGTGACAACAAATGCAATCACGTTGACTTTtcaacaaggaaaaaaaagcagACGCTTTAATTGTCGCTGCCGAGTTCAGTGCATTGATGGAAAATAATGGAAGTGCAATAGAccatttatttaaatatgactagaataacagtacGTTGTACCATCAGCCAGGAGGGGATCTGTGATTTACGAGGGGGAGGGAGGTTCTGATGAGCAGAGAGTCTTATAGAAAGGGGTCATGTATATACCCCTTTGCACCCTTCCCGTATCCACCTGCACACGACAATGCACGATGACACTAAAGTAATTTtgattattgtttgttttcGAGTACATGTTCGCCTTGTCTATCCTCATGCAAAAATCCGCTCCTCATTTGAGTGTACTATCTACCACCATCGCCTCTAGATACAATTTcaccaaaatattttaagattcggaaaaaaaatcagtaccAAGTATCAAGAGGCAAGACGAGAACATTATTAATGCACTCACTCATAAACCTTTATAGACACAACGTTTCCGAGCACAGGCGAGCAGCAGGCTGTAATACATTTTAGAATATCAAAGTATTTCTATAGTGAGGTGTCCAAGTGTCCTCGAAATCCATAGtgctgaaaaagaaagaaaaacattatttttttacagaaatgTTTCGATGTGCATGTTGTTCTCTTTCTTCTCTCGTGGAACAGAATTGTATTGAATGACACATCGAATTATTATATAGAATTTTACATGACTTGTAAATCAgtattcaaaattgaaatatctagAGGCCGGTCAAAGATTGTATTTACAAAAAAGACCCACCAAATTTccatattattatttgatttcatACCCTCTGGTTTGCCCCAAGTCGGATAATGTACATGACAGTCGAAAGGGTTTGGAATTGCTCGCTTTGCTCACTCGCAATAGAGAGTTGTTTGATAATAATCAGATGTTCATATTAATGTTTGTGAAggttatgttttctttattagtGATTTGTGCCTTTTCGCAATTAAAATATCCAAGTCCATGCACCATAACATCAAGTTGAATCGAAtggcaaaataaattttaaagacATAACGctggaaataaattttcatttgtttcatctTCCATGcaatacaaaacaaagaccTGTGTCCATAATATCTCTCTAGATGTGTGTAATTTGAATCAGTTAATGCCAAAAATTTacatggaagattttttttttgcgaaTCTGTTGAAGTAAAGTAACTTGCTTGACTGCGTGAATTTCCTCTTTTCAGAAATATTACAGACATcgtaaatgatgatgataaatctTTTTCTGTATGTTCTTTTTCATTACAAACAGTCGGACTTGACCAGCACGTTACCAAGATGTCTCACTTTTCAGATGAACCATGCCAGGGATGTCTCCAAGACAAGGAACAAAAAACTTACCATGTGGTGATGAAATTGTGCGATGACTGCGCTCTGCAAAAGAAGCATTTCATCCAAAAGTTGGCACTGGAAAAGAAAGTGGTCTTCAATTGCAGCAGACACCCTGCCTTTAAGGCTCTGGCATTTTGCATGCGCCACGATGAAACGATTTGTTTAGAATGTCTTCCGGCACATATCGGTCCTTGTTGCAGTATGATGGACTTAAACGCGAAAGTGGTAGATCGGAGAAGCCAGCTCACTGATCTGGTAGAACGATGCAAGATAAAAGCCGATGAATTCAAACAATTTAATATCCACGTCGACACGAGAACGCATAAAATCGATACTCACTTTGCTGAAATCGAAGACGAAATCCGCCAGCTAACTTCTCAAGAGAAACGAGAAGTGGAAGAGAATCGAGACCTCGAGGCTGAGTGTATCAATAGAAATGCTGAAGAAAAACTTGAGAGAATCAGACAAGAGCAATACGAGGATCTGACGAGAAATCAGCGggaagcaaagaaaagattAGACGCAattaagaagaaagaaaaaggactGCTCGAGAGGGTTGATCAAATTAAAGCCATATTTACCAAGAAGATTTCAAAGATGAAGTCATATCTTCAACAAACTTTGGAGACCGTGGAGAAGGCAGAGTCCTACGACGACGATGAAATGCTTCAGCCAGATTTTCAAAAGACCGTCGTGTCTTTGACTAGTGTCCTCAATAAACAAGTCGATGCCTGCGACGTTGACAAGCTAGTAGAAGCTGCAGAGTCAGTAATGGGGTTTGATGGTGACAAACGAATTGATGTTCCTTTGGAGAGGTGGGATGAACAAGAAGGACTGACTTGGAAGACAGGACTGGGTAAAGGATCCTACATGATGGGTGCCATCAACATGGATGAAGTCTTGCTAAAGAGGGTGGATGGTGGCTCGGTCCATGCCATGAACGTTTACAGTGGTGATACCAGGGTGGTGGTCTCTGGAAAGACACCATATGATGTTTACAGTTGTGCTGCTCTTCAAGACGGTAGGATCGTTTGTGGGACACGCTTTGGCGAGATTGTCGTTTATGATCGTGACTGGAAACCGCTGAGAGTGATGCATCTTGATTGCTCAGGCAAGTCCGTCAAGTTAAGACCTGTTTCGATCTGCATTGATAGAGCTGGTTTGATCCTAGCTTCTAATGGCGAATCCACTGTTCATGTATTCAATCCAGACGACGGAGACTTTGTCAGGTCAATCGACACCAACGTCAGGTCTATCTGTGAAATTCATCTTCTGTCATCCGATGACATCGCGCTCCGCATCAGATCATTAGATGAAGAGTGTACTGATGTTCGCATCTTGGACAGCATGGGATGCCTTCGATCCACTCATCATCTACACAACAAGAACGTGATTGGCATGGCTGCGGACATGTCACGTGGCCATATATTTATGATGCTCCTTGATCACGATGACGACTGCGAAGACTTCGACATGGCAGTCCTTTCATCAAGCGGTGTGGCAGACATTGACGTCGAACTACCTTTCGACTCTAGGACACTTGCCGAAATGTGTTTCATGCCAGAGAAGAGCGACTTGGTTGTGCACTACGAAGAAACAACTGTAATATTTAGGAAAACCGAACAGGGTCTCGAAGAAATAATcagtaaaattgattaaatcACAAACTATAATATAATCATGGTAACAGGTCACGATGTATTTCTACATTCGTGCCATTTCATGTGTATAAAATATGACGCTGGAGGTACGGTACTGTTCTCTTTTCTGACAGATCGACAGTCATTGATCATGTACACCGGGATGATGAGATAAATCAGGGCGAGACTAGAatagaccaggggcccgtatCACAAAGAGtcgcgattgatccgatcaattacaacaatggatggccagcaaagtttgttttgtttgtttgtttgtttgtttgcttgaaatttatttctgcgttcaacatgttcaacataatacaacataatcaattattacatagattttacaattacatgtatatacattttagacacacgtaCCATTTAcgatctctttctgaatataaaaaaagtatatgaagaatattatttaactcaatttcagaacgcaggagaccgtcgtcatgagcgacctgcttgatgttgacgacggcctCAGGGTAAAAAAAGCGACATGTAAAACTTACACATTTTTTGACAAGAGGTCATGAGGGTGTAGTGCAAGTGCGAATGTAGTGCAAGTGTAGTGCAAGTACATTAGAAGAGGGGTcaaaattcatcattaaaaGAAATACAAGTATAATCAATGTGGCGGATTTGAATACAATGATATTAGGTTGCGCTTCATAGTGGCTTTAAAGGAATAAAGTGAGGAACACATTTTTGTAGTTTCGGGTAAATTGTTCCATAAGTCGGGGCCATGGTGtctaattgatttatgagttattaataactttGGGTTTGTTAGGTGAAAATTTCCAGAAATACGTGTAGGGTATGTGTGAATTGTACTGTTtagattaaataaattttgaaatgagggaAGTTGGTggtttttgtatttgaacataaaaacTGCAACTTGCAtgacattcaaatcagaaaCCTTCAATGTTTTGAGCTTACAGAATAGTGGAtcagaatgagaaaaataagacgATCCTGTACAGATACGAAGAGCCCGCTTTTGTAAGGTGAGAATAGGGTTGAGTTTGGTAGTTCCACAATTGGCccaaacaatattacaatatgttatgTAAGGAAGTACTAGTGTATTGTATAGTAAAAACAGAGTTACTCGTGGTAACATAAACTTTAACTTATTAATAATTCCCACGCCTCGAGAAATACATAGTGTAACATGATTTATGTGATTATTCCAAGTTAAATTCTCGTCAATAATGACACCCAGGAATTTCGAACTCTTCTTTTCTTCGATTGTATTGTTGTCAATGTTAATATTAATTGGATTATTATTCACATGGATATTGTTATGcttgaaatgtataaaatgggttttctgaatattgagagaaagtttattgcatttgaaccatttcgaaatttttattaattcggcattcaaaatattttctagagaCTTAAGGCTcttatgagaataaaatatgttagtgtcatctgcaaataaaacaaaagataacagtgatgatgtattgattatgtcattaacgtataataaaaacagaagtggACCCAGGATAGATCCCTGGGGGACACCACATTTGATTGGAAGAGACCGTGAGTTAATACCATTAAAAGTCACATACTGTTTTCGATTGCTTAAATAACTTTTAAACCATACGAGCGCCGAGCCCCTTACACCAAAGGAATACAATTTCGAAAACAATATATCATGATTAAGAGTGTTGAATGCTTTACTAAGGTCTAAGAAAATACCAATAATGTGTTCTTTTTTGGCCATGGCttctgtaattttatc
It encodes the following:
- the LOC121413479 gene encoding uncharacterized protein LOC121413479, which codes for MSHFSDEPCQGCLQDKEQKTYHVVMKLCDDCALQKKHFIQKLALEKKVVFNCSRHPAFKALAFCMRHDETICLECLPAHIGPCCSMMDLNAKVVDRRSQLTDLVERCKIKADEFKQFNIHVDTRTHKIDTHFAEIEDEIRQLTSQEKREVEENRDLEAECINRNAEEKLERIRQEQYEDLTRNQREAKKRLDAIKKKEKGLLERVDQIKAIFTKKISKMKSYLQQTLETVEKAESYDDDEMLQPDFQKTVVSLTSVLNKQVDACDVDKLVEAAESVMGFDGDKRIDVPLERWDEQEGLTWKTGLGKGSYMMGAINMDEVLLKRVDGGSVHAMNVYSGDTRVVVSGKTPYDVYSCAALQDGRIVCGTRFGEIVVYDRDWKPLRVMHLDCSGKSVKLRPVSICIDRAGLILASNGESTVHVFNPDDGDFVRSIDTNVRSICEIHLLSSDDIALRIRSLDEECTDVRILDSMGCLRSTHHLHNKNVIGMAADMSRGHIFMMLLDHDDDCEDFDMAVLSSSGVADIDVELPFDSRTLAEMCFMPEKSDLVVHYEETTVIFRKTEQGLEEIISKID